In a single window of the Litorilituus sediminis genome:
- a CDS encoding ATP-NAD kinase family protein, whose amino-acid sequence MSQFKLGFIINPIAGIGGSVALKGSDGVAEQALELGAKPKANERAALALEILAPYKAQIQVFTCNNDMGERCASQLGFNTQVVYQSQAAQTSADDTENAVRALLENQVDIILFAGGDGTARNIAKVVSEHSEVHGGAQVPVLGIPAGCKIHSGVYAITPKAAGRVVEMMVNKELVTLAEGDVMDIDESLFRQGVVKAKRYGEMQIPSELRYVQAVKSGGKECDELVLQDIAANVIEEMADEDESLFIIGSGSTTAFLMAELGLDNTLLGVDLVHEQSLVANDLTEAELWQHIQQHQGECRLVITLIGGQGHIFGRGNQQLSPRIIRHIISQPGGKDNITIIATKTKLAALNNRPLISDTGDGELEQALSGYMAVTTGYKDQVLYPVASPE is encoded by the coding sequence TATTATCAACCCCATTGCAGGCATAGGTGGTAGCGTTGCTTTAAAAGGCAGTGATGGTGTGGCTGAGCAGGCTTTAGAGCTTGGCGCAAAACCTAAGGCAAATGAGCGAGCTGCGCTGGCATTAGAGATATTAGCTCCTTATAAAGCTCAAATTCAGGTGTTTACCTGTAATAATGATATGGGTGAGCGCTGCGCATCACAGCTAGGTTTTAATACTCAAGTGGTTTATCAAAGCCAAGCGGCACAAACTAGCGCAGATGATACTGAAAATGCTGTTAGGGCATTGCTTGAAAATCAAGTCGATATCATTTTGTTTGCTGGTGGCGATGGGACTGCACGAAATATTGCCAAGGTCGTGTCAGAGCACTCCGAAGTACATGGTGGCGCGCAAGTGCCAGTACTTGGTATACCCGCAGGTTGTAAAATTCATTCTGGTGTTTATGCTATAACCCCTAAAGCGGCTGGTCGTGTTGTTGAAATGATGGTGAACAAGGAGCTAGTCACTTTAGCCGAAGGCGATGTTATGGATATTGATGAAAGTTTATTTCGTCAAGGTGTGGTGAAAGCTAAACGCTATGGCGAGATGCAGATACCGAGCGAGCTACGCTATGTTCAAGCGGTCAAATCAGGCGGTAAAGAGTGTGACGAGCTAGTACTTCAGGATATTGCCGCTAATGTGATTGAAGAGATGGCCGATGAAGATGAGTCTTTATTTATTATTGGCTCAGGCTCAACAACGGCTTTTTTGATGGCCGAACTTGGTTTAGATAATACCTTGTTGGGCGTAGACTTAGTTCATGAGCAAAGCTTAGTCGCTAATGATTTAACAGAAGCAGAGCTTTGGCAGCATATTCAGCAGCATCAAGGTGAATGTAGATTAGTCATCACCTTGATTGGCGGCCAAGGGCATATTTTTGGTCGAGGTAATCAGCAACTTAGCCCTAGAATTATTCGTCATATTATTTCGCAGCCTGGTGGTAAAGATAATATTACCATTATTGCCACTAAAACTAAGCTTGCGGCGTTAAATAATAGGCCGTTAATTAGTGATACAGGTGATGGTGAGTT